One window of the Zea mays cultivar B73 chromosome 3, Zm-B73-REFERENCE-NAM-5.0, whole genome shotgun sequence genome contains the following:
- the LOC100281682 gene encoding LEAF RUST 10 DISEASE-RESISTANCE LOCUS RECEPTOR-LIKE PROTEIN KINASE-like 1.2 isoform 1 precursor (isoform 1 precursor is encoded by transcript variant 1) codes for MTATATRPVPWLSLVSSLWTAWVAWTLPVVLATAAPPDRQGAEPACSPTLCGGVNISFPFWIVADHATETSCGLIGFQVICSNNTTPYIGSYKTPYSFRILNIFYSNASLLVADVHKLGDFVNVNGSTSASASAPAPSKPCHSPTGNSSSKLGLPFSISPANQNMVFYDCVEPPAQAVRRSRGLVDTACGNRTLVGVARRPDVPGSYSLEGCHATVVPVLVRSGQANPANYEELIRDGFLLTWQLPLLPPPSPAGPKGRTSKVVGIVCGVVAVSLLAACFFFVWHKRKRRKQARAPNGFMHSESSLQSYSKDLELGGSPQIFTYEELEEATDGFSDSRELGDGGFGTVYKGKLQDGRVVAVKRLYKNNYKRVEQFKNEVDILSRLLHQNLVILYGCTSRSSRDLMLVYEFVPNGTVADHLHGSRASERDLTWPLRVNIAIETAEALAYLHAVEIIHRDVKTNNILLDNSFHVKVADFGLSRLCPPEVTHVSTVPQGTPGYVDPVYHQCYKLTEKSDVYSFGVVLVELISSKPAVDMSRTHSDINLANMALNRIQNHEVDRLVDPELGYETDDGTKKSIDLVMELAFQCLQLERDSRPSMKEVVVALNCIKNGDSPENKMDRSSSSPKEDAHLLTNSIQYSPDSVIHRFHSQSTTHSAASNASG; via the exons ATGACTGCGACGGCGACTCGGCCCGTGCCGTGGCTCTCCCTCGTCTCCTCGCTCTGGACGGCATGGGTGGCGTGGACGTTGCCTGTGGTGCTCGCGACGGCGGCGCCACCGGACCGGCAAGGAGCAGAGCCGGCCTGCTCCCCGACGCTATGCGGCGGCGTGAACATCTCCTTCCCGTTCTGGATCGTCGCCGACCACGCCACGGAGACCAGCTGTGGACTGATCGGGTTCCAGGTCATTTGCTCTAACAACACCACCCCCTACATCGGGTCCTACAAGACTCCGTACTCGTTCCGGATCCTCAACATCTTCTATAGCAACGCCTCCCTGCTCGTCGCCGACGTCCACAAGCTCGGCGACTTCGTCAATGTCAATggctccacctccgcctccgcctccgccccCGCTCCTTCCAAGCCCTGCCACTCCCCGACGGGCAACAGCTCCTCCAAGCTCGGCCTCCCTTTCTCGATCAGCCCGGCCAACCAGAACATGGTCTTCTACGACTGCGTGGAGCCGCCGGCGCAGGCGGTGCGGCGGAGCCGCGGGCTCGTGGACACGGCGTGCGGGAACAGGACGCTGGTCGGCGTCGCCAGGCGCCCCGACGTGCCTGGCAGCTACTCCCTGGAGGGCTGCCACGCTACCGTCGTGCCGGTGCTTGTGAGGTCCGGTCAGGCGAACCCAGCGAACTACGAGGAGCTCATCCGTGACGGGTTCCTCTTGACATGGCAACTGCCGCtgttgccgccgccgtcaccggctG GACCAAAAGGCAGGACAAGTAAGGTAGTCGGAATTG TATGTGGAGTAGTAGCCGTCAGTCTATTGGCAGCGTGCTTCTTTTTTGTCTGGCACAAGCGCAAGAGGAGGAAACAAGCTAGAGCACCAAATGGCTTCATGCATAGTGAATCTTCATTGCAATCATACAGCAAAGACCTTGAGTTGGGTGGCTCTCCACAGATTTTCACTTATGAGGAGCTTGAAGAAGCTACTGATGGATTTAGTGACTCGAGGGAACTTGGTGATGGTGGTTTTGGAACTGTTTACAAAG GGAAACTCCAGGATGGGAGAGTAGTTGCGGTTAAGCGCCTCTACAAGAACAACTACAAACGGGTTGAACAGTTCAAAAATGAGGTAGACATTTTGTCCCGCCTCCTCCACCAGAACCTAGTCATCCTATATGGCTGCACGTCGCGTAGCAGCCGTGACCTTATGCTCGTGTACGAGTTCGTCCCTAACGGGACAGTCGCAGACCATCTTCATGGATCCCGTGCGTCAGAACGCGACCTTACATGGCCTCTAAGGGTGAACATTGCCATAGAAACAGCTGAAGCACTTGCATACCTCCATGCGGTCGAAATCATACACCGCGATGTCAAGACCAACAACATACTGCTGGACAACAGCTTCCACGTCAAAGTCGCCGACTTTGGGTTGTCGCGTCTGTGCCCTCCTGAAGTCACACACGTATCAACTGTCCCGCAGGGCACACCAGGCTATGTTGACCCGGTGTACCACCAGTGCTACAAGCTAACTGAGAAGAGCGACGTGTACAGCTTCGGCGTTGTGTTGGTGGAGCTCATCTCCTCTAAACCAGCTGTTGACATGAGCAGGACCCACAGCGATATCAACCTGGCCAACATGGCTCTCAACAGAATCCAGAACCACGAAGTTGATCGGCTGGTTGACCCTGAGCTTGGATATGAGACTGACGATGGAACAAAGAAATCGATAGATCTCGTCATGGAGTTGGCATTTCAGTGTTTGCAGTTAGAAAGGGATTCAAGGCCGTCAATGAAGGAAGTAGTGGTGGCCCTGAACTGTATCAAGAATGGGGATTCCCCAGAGAATAAGATGGACAGGAGCTCCTCATCTCCTAAGGAAGACGCACACTTGCTGACCAATAGCATACAGTATTCGCCTGACTCTGTAATCCACAGATTCCATAGCCAATCGACTACGCACTCGGCAGCATCAAATGCTAGTGGATGA